From one Gemmatimonadaceae bacterium genomic stretch:
- a CDS encoding type II toxin-antitoxin system prevent-host-death family antitoxin — protein sequence KLVERAEAGEEVVIARAGKPAAKLVPLTRVGGRRRLGLLDGKFKIPDDFNAPLPESVLRAFEAKK from the coding sequence AAGCTGGTCGAGCGCGCAGAGGCCGGAGAGGAAGTCGTCATTGCCAGGGCCGGCAAGCCGGCTGCGAAGCTTGTGCCGCTGACCAGGGTCGGTGGCCGTCGTCGGCTCGGTTTACTGGACGGCAAGTTCAAGATTCCGGACGACTTCAACGCCCCGCTGCCCGAATCGGTCCTGCGCGCATTCGAGGCCAAGAAATAG
- a CDS encoding type II toxin-antitoxin system VapC family toxin — MRLLLDTHLLLWAAARSKRLPREARVLIENAANEAYFSAASIWELAIKISLGRKDFRIDLAALQTALPEMGLIELPVTAVHAAGITKLPPIHRDPFDRLLIAQSIAEPLTLLTNDALLARYSDGVQVV, encoded by the coding sequence GTGCGGTTGCTGCTCGACACGCATTTGTTGTTGTGGGCCGCCGCCCGCAGCAAACGGTTACCGCGCGAAGCGCGTGTACTGATCGAAAACGCCGCCAACGAAGCCTATTTCAGCGCGGCGAGCATCTGGGAACTCGCGATCAAGATCTCGCTAGGGCGCAAGGACTTTCGCATCGACCTTGCCGCCCTGCAGACGGCCCTTCCCGAGATGGGGCTGATAGAGCTGCCGGTGACCGCCGTGCACGCTGCCGGCATCACCAAGCTCCCGCCCATTCATCGAGACCCCTTCGACCGGCTGCTGATCGCGCAAAGCATCGCGGAGCCGCTCACGCTGCTGACGAATGATGCCCTGCTTGCGCGCTATTCGGATGGCGTCCAGGTGGTTTGA
- a CDS encoding IS4 family transposase has protein sequence MAQASTDEEDWAQAEFGAAELGDARRTARLVQLARQLAERPEASLPQALEDGATLKAAYRFFDNADIAHEKILAPHVVSSLGRMQGQEVILAVQDTTFIDYSTHLATEGLGPLHAKGGHGMILHGTLAFTPQRLPLGVLSLRLWARDVNKPKQRATRRSRAIEDKESYKWIDSVQAVAGLKARLPGTRLVSVGDRESDVFEFFTEAQALGVDVLVRAAWDRNVKGPEAQVFATLAVAPVVAHKQLALPASGKRKARTAKLEIRACPLTLKGPRNGSGQGLGSLALWSVWAYEPEPPAGVAPLDWKLLTSVPVTSAEQALERLEWYAARWGIEQWHKILKSGCRIEMRQLESAERLERLLTIYAVIAWRILYATLLARLVPEMACTAILQDDEWEALYCRIHRTPVPPARPPPLRQAIRWIARLGGFLGRTGDGEPGSKTLWQGFQELIPITEMYRIMKPHLQPGLSQPRKNVGND, from the coding sequence GCGCAAGCGAGCACCGACGAGGAAGACTGGGCGCAGGCGGAGTTCGGCGCGGCCGAGCTGGGTGATGCGCGGCGCACGGCGCGACTGGTGCAGCTGGCGCGTCAGCTCGCAGAGCGTCCGGAAGCGTCGTTGCCGCAGGCACTTGAAGATGGCGCCACGCTCAAAGCGGCTTATCGTTTCTTTGACAACGCCGACATTGCGCACGAGAAGATTCTCGCGCCGCACGTGGTGTCGAGTCTTGGGCGCATGCAGGGGCAGGAGGTGATACTGGCGGTGCAGGACACGACCTTCATCGATTACTCGACGCACTTGGCCACCGAGGGCTTGGGGCCGCTGCACGCGAAGGGGGGGCACGGCATGATTCTCCACGGTACGCTTGCTTTTACGCCGCAGCGCCTGCCCTTGGGTGTTCTGAGCTTGCGGCTGTGGGCGCGTGATGTGAACAAACCCAAGCAGCGTGCAACGCGCCGCAGCCGGGCGATTGAAGATAAAGAAAGCTACAAGTGGATTGACAGCGTGCAGGCGGTGGCGGGGCTCAAAGCGCGCTTGCCGGGCACGCGTTTGGTGAGTGTTGGCGATCGCGAAAGCGATGTCTTCGAGTTCTTCACTGAAGCGCAGGCGCTGGGCGTGGACGTGCTGGTACGCGCGGCGTGGGATCGTAACGTCAAAGGGCCCGAGGCGCAGGTCTTCGCGACCTTGGCGGTAGCGCCCGTGGTGGCGCACAAGCAACTGGCGCTGCCGGCAAGCGGCAAGCGCAAAGCCCGGACGGCGAAGCTCGAGATCCGCGCCTGCCCACTCACGCTTAAGGGTCCCCGCAATGGCTCGGGGCAGGGGCTTGGCTCCCTCGCGTTGTGGAGCGTGTGGGCCTATGAGCCTGAGCCACCTGCTGGGGTGGCGCCGCTTGACTGGAAACTGCTCACCAGCGTGCCCGTCACCTCGGCCGAGCAGGCGCTCGAGCGCCTGGAGTGGTATGCGGCGCGCTGGGGCATCGAGCAGTGGCACAAGATCTTGAAGAGCGGCTGTCGCATCGAAATGCGACAACTGGAGTCCGCCGAGCGCCTTGAGCGGCTGCTCACGATATATGCCGTGATTGCCTGGCGTATCCTGTATGCCACCCTGCTCGCGCGGCTGGTGCCCGAGATGGCTTGCACCGCGATTCTGCAGGACGATGAATGGGAGGCGCTGTATTGCCGCATTCATCGCACGCCGGTGCCGCCCGCCAGGCCGCCGCCGCTGAGGCAGGCTATACGTTGGATCGCGCGCCTCGGCGGCTTCCTCGGGCGCACTGGCGATGGTGAACCCGGTAGCAAAACATTGTGGCAAGGATTCCAAGAATTGATCCCAATAACCGAAATGTATCGAATCATGAAACCACATCTACAACCCGGCCTCTCTCAACCCAGAAAAAATGTGGGTAATGATTAG